A part of Marinomonas rhizomae genomic DNA contains:
- a CDS encoding type II toxin-antitoxin system RelE/ParE family toxin, with translation MSLEFKHKWLELFYEEDQRHRLIPKNIENALYRKLEILDAALTESDLRVPPGNRFEHLDGNLQGWCSIRINKQYRLIFQWNQGIALNTYLDPHKY, from the coding sequence ATGTCATTAGAATTTAAACATAAATGGTTAGAATTATTTTACGAAGAAGATCAGCGTCACAGGTTGATACCTAAGAATATTGAAAATGCTCTCTATAGAAAGTTGGAAATTTTAGATGCGGCACTGACAGAGTCTGATTTACGGGTTCCTCCAGGTAATCGATTTGAGCATTTAGACGGTAATCTTCAAGGCTGGTGTTCGATACGAATTAATAAACAATATCGCTTAATTTTTCAGTGGAACCAAGGAATAGCTCTAAACACCTACCTTGACCCGCACAAATATTGA
- a CDS encoding HigA family addiction module antitoxin, with product MRKTKRRPVSVGEMLKIEFLEPMNITSKALADAMGVHRNTVSSLINGGVLTAPIAIKLAAAFGNTPEFWLNIQHAVDLWDTRNRYQEEAKQVKPLVAVFR from the coding sequence ATGCGTAAAACAAAGCGTCGCCCAGTTAGCGTTGGCGAGATGCTCAAAATTGAGTTTCTTGAGCCGATGAACATTACCTCCAAAGCACTGGCTGATGCTATGGGAGTACATCGTAATACCGTAAGCAGCCTTATTAACGGTGGCGTGTTAACCGCACCAATCGCAATAAAGCTGGCAGCTGCCTTTGGCAATACACCAGAGTTTTGGTTAAACATTCAACACGCCGTCGACCTTTGGGATACACGAAACCGCTATCAAGAAGAGGCGAAACAGGTTAAGCCTTTGGTTGCCGTATTCAGGTGA